The genomic stretch TTGCCTAAAATTTGTAGCGATCGCTCTTCATAATCAAAATCTCCGATATTGGCGCTAACAACTTCATTACGACGTAAAGCATTGTCCCAAAGTAGCCTCAAAATCGCGAAATCACGTTTTCCTTTGATAGTGTCACGCTTGATGCTCAGTAACATGGTGCGAATACCTTCAGGCTTAATCCCAGTCGTATCGCGATAGGTTTGCACTGTCTCAGTTTGGACATCATCAAGATTCCAATTGCATTTTCCTAATTTGGCTGCAAAGTTTACTAGGGACTTAAGCGCTGATAACCGCCGATTGATTGTGGATTCCTTTAAGCCTCTGGCAATTAGGTCTGATTTGTATCGCAAAGCGATCGCGATCGCCTCAAATCTATTCAATTGTAGAAACTGAGCAATTACAGTCTCAGTTGGCTTTTGCCCATAGGCAGCAAGAAAAAAATATCGCAAGTCTTTTTCATAAGCACGTCTAGTGTTAAGGCTCCGTTTGTCAGAAAGGAGTGCCGTTAATATATCAGGACTAAATTCCGCAAGTGCGTAGGGAATGTTGCTGGAATTTGTTAATTGATTATCTACTCTTATTTGATACTTATCAATCTCTATTTGAGTCTCGTTTTGATTCTTGTATTCTAATTTAGATACATCAGCAAGTCTCAATCGAGAATCACCAGTCTCAATTATAGTCCCATTTTGTGTCTCGCAATCTAGAGATGATGCGTATTTTTCTTGGCTAAATCGGAGCTGTTCGGGGGCGATCGCACTATTAACACCTGCATTAACCGCTGCGCGTTTGACAAGCCCATAGATAGCTGTTCCCGTCAGCCTATGTCCATAATTAGCGCGATCTAGCGATATAAATAATGGCGCTTGAGAATCTTCTAACCCATTCTCATTGCTGATATGAATCAAATTCAGCCAGTCTTGTAATGCGGTGGCTGTGTCTAAACTGAGACTAATAACTTCTGGTTGATTTTGCTGATCTTGACGTTTATAGGGCTGTTGAATCATTAGCGATCG from Pseudanabaena sp. BC1403 encodes the following:
- a CDS encoding tyrosine-type recombinase/integrase; this encodes MIDLGIDSLERILTACDRNTLAGQRDYAILRLLMENSLKRQQVTAISICDFDFKSRSLMIQQPYKRQDQQNQPEVISLSLDTATALQDWLNLIHISNENGLEDSQAPLFISLDRANYGHRLTGTAIYGLVKRAAVNAGVNSAIAPEQLRFSQEKYASSLDCETQNGTIIETGDSRLRLADVSKLEYKNQNETQIEIDKYQIRVDNQLTNSSNIPYALAEFSPDILTALLSDKRSLNTRRAYEKDLRYFFLAAYGQKPTETVIAQFLQLNRFEAIAIALRYKSDLIARGLKESTINRRLSALKSLVNFAAKLGKCNWNLDDVQTETVQTYRDTTGIKPEGIRTMLLSIKRDTIKGKRDFAILRLLWDNALRRNEVVSANIGDFDYEERSLQILGKGRGSQKSLISLNTGTIGAIQDWLSCFETKNPTQPLFHSLDLANRGHRLTGTAIYQIVSQIARTSGISKHMSPHRIRHSAITAALDATNGNVRKVQKLSRHKKLDTLMLYDDNRTNMQGEVSSLLGDLI